One segment of Nostoc piscinale CENA21 DNA contains the following:
- the lnt gene encoding apolipoprotein N-acyltransferase encodes MNAKVKSKKEKGKGDNSFLTFAFYLLLSLISGVLMGLTVAPVGAWFLAWIALAPLWIIVVQKSNSYLEAKKQKPFLLPFTFYLLPLFWGVGYHSVALFWITGIHPMDWLGVPWWPSLAITVFCWGFISFWGGLFVTIWGAVMARLNQSKPWLRVLIGTALWCGLESLWSSGSLWWSSLAYTQSPHNLVILHLGQLSGPNTVTAAIASINGLIAESYLSSAFSAPRQFVNKYLTLATGLFITLHLLGFYLYSQPIAQPPEAALKIGIIQGNIPNKIKVKPEGYRRAITGYTNGYLNLTKQGVNAVLTPEGALPIFERNFGDTPLISAVQQKGVVIWVGAFGEKGRSYTNSLFTVNSLGEVTSRYDKSKLVPLGEFIPFEEILGKLISRLSPLDEHQVHGAANQTFDTPFGRAIVGICYESAFPEIFRRQAAVGGQFILSSSNDAHYSAAMPFQHHAQDIMRAIETDRWSARATNTGYSAFVDPHGRTLWISGYNIYEIHAETIYRRQTQTLYVRWGDWLTPLLLGLGVVGWFVGKAF; translated from the coding sequence ATGAACGCAAAAGTAAAAAGTAAAAAGGAAAAAGGAAAAGGCGATAATTCATTTTTAACGTTTGCCTTTTACCTTTTGCTTTCTCTGATTAGTGGCGTTTTGATGGGGCTAACCGTTGCGCCTGTGGGTGCATGGTTTCTGGCTTGGATAGCCTTAGCCCCACTTTGGATCATAGTTGTTCAAAAAAGTAACTCTTATTTAGAAGCTAAAAAGCAAAAACCCTTCCTTTTACCTTTTACTTTTTACCTTTTACCTTTATTTTGGGGTGTCGGTTATCACAGCGTCGCCTTATTTTGGATTACTGGGATACACCCGATGGACTGGTTGGGTGTACCTTGGTGGCCGAGTTTAGCTATTACCGTGTTTTGCTGGGGATTTATTAGCTTCTGGGGAGGGTTATTTGTAACTATTTGGGGTGCGGTGATGGCACGCCTGAATCAGTCAAAACCTTGGTTACGTGTGCTGATTGGTACAGCCTTATGGTGTGGTTTAGAAAGTCTGTGGAGTTCTGGTTCATTGTGGTGGAGTTCGCTGGCTTACACTCAATCACCGCATAACTTGGTAATTTTACACCTCGGTCAACTCTCAGGCCCTAATACTGTAACAGCTGCGATCGCCTCAATCAATGGACTCATCGCCGAATCCTACCTATCCTCCGCGTTCTCTGCGCCTCGGCAGTTCGTAAATAAATATTTAACCTTAGCCACAGGACTATTCATCACCCTACACCTGCTAGGCTTTTACCTATATAGCCAACCCATCGCCCAACCACCAGAAGCAGCCTTAAAAATTGGCATCATTCAAGGTAATATCCCCAACAAAATCAAAGTCAAGCCCGAAGGTTATCGCCGCGCCATTACAGGCTACACCAACGGCTATTTAAATCTCACCAAACAAGGTGTAAATGCAGTCCTAACACCCGAAGGTGCATTACCTATCTTTGAACGCAATTTTGGAGATACGCCCTTAATTTCCGCAGTCCAACAAAAAGGCGTAGTAATTTGGGTTGGTGCGTTTGGGGAAAAAGGACGCAGTTATACAAATAGTTTATTTACCGTTAATAGTCTGGGTGAAGTTACTAGTCGCTACGATAAATCTAAATTAGTACCCTTGGGCGAATTTATTCCCTTTGAAGAGATTTTAGGTAAATTAATTAGTCGCTTGTCACCGTTGGATGAACATCAAGTTCATGGTGCAGCCAACCAGACATTTGATACACCTTTTGGACGGGCTATAGTTGGTATTTGTTACGAATCTGCATTTCCTGAAATATTTCGCCGTCAAGCTGCGGTGGGTGGGCAATTTATCCTCAGTTCTTCTAACGATGCCCATTACAGTGCAGCTATGCCATTCCAGCATCATGCTCAGGATATCATGAGAGCAATTGAAACTGATAGATGGTCAGCACGGGCAACAAATACAGGCTATTCAGCTTTTGTAGATCCCCACGGTAGAACATTGTGGATATCTGGCTATAACATCTATGAAATTCACGCAGAGACTATATATCGCCGTCAAACGCAGACTTTATACGTGCGTTGGGGTGATTGGTTGACACCGTTGTTGTTGGGTTTGGGTGTTGTGGGTTGGTTTGTGGGGAAAGCATTTTAA